The Geobacter sp. AOG2 genome includes a window with the following:
- a CDS encoding glycosyltransferase, whose translation MPYANDIALTTRNHKILHVVLSMEVGGAEKLVYDMVNHPMFAENKPLVCCLDALGELGEMLRRNGYTVYIKNRREGLDLSVIPWLREIIRREGVTIVHAHQYTPLFYSVPAVLLAGRAKLVYTEHGRFYPDRKSWKRTLLNPLLAYGVDHLVSISASTARAMSTYDNLPLSRIKIINNGIHLTRMNPQVDVVAKRKELGLSETCRIIGTASRLNEIKNIPMMLEVFKRVLQDAPDTVLLIAGQGPQEESLRLHADQLGIADRVKFIGLRFDLPEIYRLLDVFLLTSFTEGISITLLEAMASGVPAVATDVGGNCEVMVDGLTGYLVPIDADVEMAEKIVRLLRDPALARQFGMKGQERVFTEFTFDRMMGSYIQQCYLS comes from the coding sequence ATGCCATACGCTAATGACATAGCCCTGACTACCAGAAATCACAAGATCCTGCATGTCGTACTCTCCATGGAGGTGGGAGGGGCGGAAAAGCTGGTTTACGACATGGTCAACCATCCCATGTTTGCCGAGAATAAACCACTTGTCTGCTGTCTGGATGCACTTGGCGAACTGGGAGAGATGTTACGCCGGAACGGTTATACGGTATATATAAAAAACCGTCGCGAAGGGCTCGATTTGAGCGTCATTCCCTGGCTTCGTGAGATAATCCGCAGGGAAGGGGTAACAATTGTACATGCCCACCAGTATACCCCGCTTTTTTACTCTGTTCCGGCTGTCCTTCTGGCCGGGCGGGCCAAGCTCGTCTATACGGAACACGGGCGTTTTTATCCAGACCGAAAAAGCTGGAAGCGCACCCTCTTGAACCCGCTTCTTGCCTATGGCGTTGACCACCTTGTTTCAATTTCCGCGAGTACTGCCCGGGCAATGTCAACATATGACAACCTTCCTCTCTCAAGAATCAAAATCATTAACAATGGCATACATCTCACACGAATGAACCCGCAGGTTGATGTTGTTGCAAAGAGAAAAGAGCTCGGTTTGAGCGAGACCTGCCGGATTATCGGCACCGCTTCCAGGCTGAATGAGATTAAGAACATCCCTATGATGCTCGAGGTATTCAAGCGGGTGCTGCAGGATGCCCCCGATACCGTCCTGCTGATAGCCGGGCAGGGGCCTCAGGAGGAGTCTCTCAGGCTCCATGCCGATCAACTGGGAATTGCTGACAGGGTCAAATTTATCGGCCTTCGATTTGATCTGCCTGAAATCTATCGATTGCTTGATGTTTTCCTGTTAACCTCTTTCACGGAGGGGATTTCCATCACCCTGCTGGAAGCTATGGCAAGCGGGGTGCCCGCAGTGGCTACAGACGTTGGCGGGAATTGCGAGGTGATGGTCGATGGCCTGACCGGATACCTGGTCCCCATTGATGCCGATGTCGAAATGGCCGAAAAAATTGTCAGATTGCTGAGAGACCCCGCACTGGCCAGGCAATTTGGCATGAAAGGTCAGGAAAGAGTTTTTACGGAATTTACCTTTGACAGGATGATGGGTTCATATATCCAACAATGTTATTTATCATAG
- a CDS encoding transglutaminase-like domain-containing protein — protein sequence MKRTIKSTLLIFLIMLIGSSLILGISYYYSVSPYYVSKTVAREACLEIIKYATSIYDPTKVVIAPTGPSANHTPVENTNSENVLLLINKKYPKGINKLKVYNNKQITYSTHPFSYQTSNERRLVELRKKYGIDKFISEKRTDFEQITEISNWVNSQWQHGTAGKFNPSNFDADDVLIQAKNGATFWCHVAAMTLIQSAASVGYQGRLVSLSKNGYIHEHAVAEFWSNEYQKWVMIDPDFNIWYTKNGIPLNVLEIHNAFMDKNTKDIAIVTGKHRPIHDLEERLSSLMQYYAYFYIDMRNDWLTNHYFPGHPARSDENTLVWQDKRLKVLLDFKPEVDNPDDLYWDLNRTHLLFADSTRTDDGIMVSFETNTPNYAFFDIKIDGIHTLKQSKNKFLWPIHSGDNSIEVRSVNSYGQEGIPSFVVINIGNTTK from the coding sequence ATGAAAAGAACTATCAAATCAACATTATTGATATTTTTAATTATGTTGATTGGTTCCTCTTTAATACTGGGTATATCATATTATTATTCAGTATCTCCATATTATGTATCAAAAACTGTAGCTAGAGAGGCGTGCCTTGAAATTATAAAATATGCAACATCTATTTACGATCCGACTAAAGTCGTTATTGCTCCAACTGGACCATCTGCCAATCATACTCCTGTTGAAAATACCAATTCCGAGAATGTATTATTGCTTATCAATAAAAAATATCCTAAAGGTATAAATAAACTAAAAGTATATAACAACAAGCAGATTACATATAGTACACATCCTTTCAGCTATCAGACGTCGAATGAACGTCGGCTCGTTGAGCTGAGAAAGAAATATGGCATAGACAAATTTATTTCGGAAAAACGAACTGATTTTGAACAGATTACTGAGATCTCAAATTGGGTGAATAGCCAATGGCAGCATGGAACAGCCGGCAAGTTCAACCCTTCGAATTTTGATGCCGATGATGTTCTCATCCAGGCTAAAAATGGCGCCACATTCTGGTGCCATGTCGCCGCAATGACGTTGATCCAATCGGCGGCTTCTGTTGGATACCAAGGGAGATTGGTATCCTTATCAAAGAATGGATATATACATGAACATGCAGTGGCGGAATTTTGGAGCAATGAGTATCAAAAGTGGGTTATGATCGACCCTGACTTTAATATTTGGTACACAAAAAATGGGATTCCCCTTAACGTTCTTGAAATTCACAACGCTTTTATGGATAAAAATACAAAGGATATTGCCATTGTAACCGGTAAGCATAGACCAATTCATGACTTGGAAGAAAGATTATCAAGCTTGATGCAATATTATGCCTATTTTTATATTGATATGCGTAATGATTGGTTAACGAATCACTACTTTCCCGGGCACCCGGCACGAAGTGATGAAAATACATTGGTATGGCAGGATAAGCGGCTTAAGGTCCTTCTTGATTTTAAACCTGAAGTGGATAACCCTGATGATCTTTATTGGGATCTGAATCGGACACACCTGTTATTTGCCGATAGTACCCGAACAGATGATGGTATAATGGTATCATTTGAGACAAACACTCCGAATTATGCGTTTTTTGATATAAAAATTGATGGAATACACACCTTGAAACAAAGCAAAAATAAATTTTTATGGCCAATCCATAGTGGGGATAATAGTATTGAAGTACGGTCTGTTAATTCATATGGTCAAGAAGGAATTCCTAGTTTTGTGGTTATCAATATAGGTAATACAACAAAGTGA
- a CDS encoding O-antigen ligase family protein encodes MAEILLVIIIGLTAVSSLSKPWIGIIAYYLLALLGPQYVWWWNFRNLHVSLTVAACTMAGFFLMFLKGKIETGFIKTRQNRILFALWCFLVISYFFGPFVSSNNTTFNPSELIIRATKIYLFYFISVLLINDIKKIYYLSLIIIITTLFYIYWSNMQYVSGNWSQFNMGRLMGPTSVDGGGIYSDENNFAMLFVTGIPFVYFLSQIVTNKLVRYSLLCCIPLGWHSVFLTGSRGGLLGLGVVTVVGLLYSKKITLIFVMLLFFVGFYQWQAGNTMKERSETITAYEGESSAEARIRVWTGGIRMLSDNPITGVGIGSFMYACPKYVNGLPLIAHNTLVQYSAESGIGAGVCYVLIISNFIFCSKKIFKWISINKDNNDSDKFKYLLQACTTSFAGLITCSMFLSLNYFEVYYYLLIIINSLSVLCAINSKNYNDYVPKTV; translated from the coding sequence ATGGCAGAAATTTTACTTGTTATTATAATAGGTTTAACAGCTGTTAGCTCATTGAGCAAGCCATGGATCGGTATAATTGCGTATTACCTTCTTGCGCTATTGGGACCGCAGTATGTTTGGTGGTGGAATTTTAGGAACCTGCATGTTTCTTTAACAGTAGCTGCTTGCACGATGGCCGGTTTTTTTCTTATGTTCTTAAAAGGAAAAATTGAAACTGGATTCATTAAAACAAGACAGAATCGAATCCTTTTTGCATTGTGGTGCTTTCTGGTCATTTCATATTTTTTTGGACCATTTGTATCATCGAATAATACCACATTTAACCCTTCAGAGCTGATCATTAGAGCCACAAAGATATACTTATTTTATTTTATATCAGTCTTGCTTATAAATGATATTAAAAAAATATACTATTTAAGTTTAATTATCATTATAACTACACTATTTTATATATATTGGTCAAATATGCAATATGTCTCTGGTAACTGGTCTCAATTTAATATGGGGCGTTTAATGGGGCCTACTAGTGTTGATGGTGGTGGAATATATAGCGATGAAAATAATTTTGCAATGTTATTTGTAACAGGAATACCATTTGTATACTTTTTATCACAGATAGTAACGAATAAACTTGTCCGTTATTCGTTACTTTGTTGCATTCCATTGGGATGGCATTCTGTTTTCTTAACTGGTTCTAGAGGTGGTTTGCTTGGTTTGGGTGTTGTCACGGTAGTAGGTTTACTCTACTCAAAAAAAATAACATTGATATTTGTTATGTTGCTTTTTTTTGTTGGTTTTTACCAGTGGCAGGCTGGAAACACGATGAAGGAGCGTAGTGAAACAATTACTGCGTATGAAGGAGAATCTTCAGCGGAAGCTCGCATTAGAGTTTGGACAGGTGGAATCAGAATGTTGAGTGATAATCCAATTACAGGTGTCGGAATTGGCTCGTTTATGTACGCATGCCCCAAATATGTTAATGGCCTGCCGCTCATAGCTCATAATACTTTAGTTCAATACTCTGCTGAATCTGGAATTGGTGCTGGTGTATGTTATGTGCTTATAATATCTAATTTTATTTTTTGTTCAAAAAAAATATTTAAATGGATAAGTATAAATAAAGACAATAATGATTCAGACAAATTTAAATATTTATTACAAGCATGTACTACATCATTCGCTGGATTAATAACATGCTCAATGTTTTTGAGTTTAAACTATTTTGAAGTATATTACTATTTATTAATTATTATTAATTCATTGTCGGTTTTATGCGCTATAAATAGTAAGAATTATAATGATTATGTACCTAAAACAGTGTGA
- a CDS encoding lipopolysaccharide biosynthesis protein — protein sequence MLTEIFKQIVKHSSVYSLNILLTSIASVLLLPIYTRYLTKADYGTLALVDQSVYYIKILFTLGGAAAVNRFFNFYEKDSDKKTVISTGLWLAVISSGVGGFFLIANSHPLAHVFFGNAALYKIIDVAAVILISETVLSVSLSYFAAVKESKIYVVYGVSQLAMSISANLFFIIYLKLGVFGMVYGQALSNCIICFISTGHVLLKNGVGFEREKLKMMISFGLPLIPATIFASLMHNVDQYLLRYFKGLETVGIYALGYKIPFAINSLFIVSINLIWGSALMFEIYKLPDAKEIYSKITTYLISIFIFIMFIVSIFSEYIIKILASEEYYSSYHVIPIVCLGLIPYALHNFISIGVTIYNKTWLFPVSNGIAALLNVLVNLILIPKYGYMGAAWATVITYFSFICISWKLYKNVYYIRFEWIRLTILTGICILFYILSTLVSTHNEALKICYLTGICLSLPLLLYMIGYFNKEEKNKLNELIKQFVDGVIRNN from the coding sequence ATGCTAACAGAAATATTTAAGCAAATAGTTAAACACTCGAGTGTCTACTCGTTAAATATATTATTGACCAGTATTGCAAGTGTACTTTTATTGCCGATCTATACCCGGTATTTGACCAAGGCAGATTATGGCACGCTGGCGCTTGTGGATCAATCCGTATACTATATCAAGATTCTCTTCACGCTGGGGGGAGCCGCCGCTGTTAACAGGTTTTTCAATTTTTATGAAAAGGATTCGGATAAAAAAACCGTCATAAGTACAGGTTTATGGCTTGCAGTCATCAGTAGCGGTGTCGGCGGATTTTTTTTGATTGCCAATTCCCATCCGTTGGCACATGTTTTTTTCGGAAATGCCGCTTTGTATAAGATTATCGATGTTGCGGCGGTTATTTTGATATCTGAGACGGTATTATCCGTATCGCTTTCATATTTTGCAGCAGTCAAAGAATCCAAAATTTATGTTGTTTATGGCGTATCTCAGCTGGCTATGAGCATAAGTGCAAATCTGTTCTTTATCATATATTTGAAGCTTGGCGTTTTTGGAATGGTTTACGGCCAGGCTTTATCAAATTGCATCATTTGTTTTATTTCAACAGGACATGTCCTTTTAAAGAATGGCGTTGGCTTTGAACGAGAGAAGCTTAAAATGATGATATCATTTGGCCTGCCATTGATTCCTGCAACAATCTTCGCTTCGCTAATGCATAATGTTGATCAATATCTGTTGAGATATTTTAAAGGACTGGAAACAGTAGGGATATACGCGCTTGGATATAAAATACCATTTGCAATAAATAGCCTCTTTATTGTGTCGATTAACCTTATATGGGGCTCTGCTTTGATGTTTGAGATTTATAAGCTACCAGATGCAAAAGAAATATACTCTAAAATAACTACATATTTAATATCAATATTTATATTTATAATGTTCATTGTCAGTATATTTTCAGAATACATAATAAAGATCCTTGCTTCAGAAGAATATTACAGCTCATACCATGTGATACCAATAGTATGTCTGGGGCTAATTCCATATGCACTACATAATTTTATATCAATCGGTGTGACCATCTACAATAAGACATGGCTATTTCCTGTCAGCAACGGGATTGCGGCCTTATTGAATGTGCTCGTCAATCTGATATTGATCCCGAAATATGGCTATATGGGCGCTGCATGGGCTACGGTAATTACGTATTTTAGCTTCATTTGCATATCCTGGAAATTATACAAAAATGTATATTACATACGATTTGAGTGGATTCGCTTAACCATACTCACGGGAATATGCATTTTATTTTATATATTATCGACACTTGTATCAACGCATAACGAAGCGTTGAAGATTTGTTATTTAACCGGAATATGTTTAAGCCTGCCACTTTTACTGTATATGATAGGTTATTTTAATAAAGAAGAAAAAAATAAATTAAATGAATTAATAAAACAATTTGTCGATGGAGTAATTCGCAATAATTAG
- a CDS encoding glycoside hydrolase family 127 protein: protein MIKTIRINEPAGIGRTQEYVRFAVPFARGEALPSASMGIIDPGGQAQPCQTKVLKQWPDGSVKWLLADCAVSVSAGSSQSCKLLVQPEEMPAPAVSVRVTQDPSGWRVDTGAGTFCVDACVFRPFASVQRQTGELLQPGGGLCILSIKDFPQLTPSIDNMSLEDNGPLRAVINVSGRFSEAGRMTDLRFYARLHFFAGSMAVKIEFTIHNPQAARHAGGLWDLGDPGAVLINELTLTLPFAEGMASEIHCIPERGLPSINISGATKLCVYQESSGGCNWQSPTHRNRDGRVPMSRRGYVIEIDGVENATGMRATPRFWCGTRGIGVAAALPSFWQEFPKSIEADEKQLKIHLFPARFPDVHELQGGERKTHLLCLDFAAQPDDLSWALWPVQAFAAPEEYRAAKILLDLPDNVDLIDSFSTAAAILDKREIIDEYGWRNFGEIYADHESVFHKERGTFVSHYNNQYDFIAGAYRKFFATGNSDWERIAADLAVHVSDIDIYHTGQDRQEYNHGLFWHTDHYIDAGLSSHRSFSREHLKSKEPRSCGGGPGAEHCYTTGLMLHYFQTGNPLFMQSVISLADWVLMVLEGPQTVLAALKQGIHSLNLWRNSRGNVRLFPRYPLTRGTGNAITACLDAYEIGGGKKYLDAAEKLIRGTLHPDDDLNARKLLEAERAWSYTVLLVAVGKYLDKKRELGELDSAFVYARAALLAYAEWMLDNEYLYLEKPEILEYPNETWPAQDLRKCVIFFQASRYAERGRRSVFLQKGRYFFENAKNELLLHETTHFTRPLVLLLQNCWVEPHLSENGQFASEQEGEERHLFPQSHSGQPTPYLTLASVVSRTCAELIRTFRQTSLRREWAWLVSRVT, encoded by the coding sequence ATGATCAAGACGATACGTATAAATGAACCTGCGGGTATCGGCCGGACGCAAGAATACGTCCGTTTCGCGGTTCCCTTTGCGCGCGGAGAGGCATTGCCCAGTGCGTCGATGGGCATTATTGACCCTGGCGGTCAAGCACAACCCTGCCAGACAAAGGTGCTTAAGCAGTGGCCTGACGGTTCAGTCAAATGGCTGCTGGCGGACTGCGCCGTTTCTGTTTCTGCCGGCAGTTCCCAAAGCTGCAAGCTTCTTGTCCAACCTGAAGAAATGCCCGCACCCGCTGTTTCCGTGCGTGTCACCCAGGACCCTTCCGGATGGCGTGTGGATACGGGGGCGGGGACATTTTGTGTGGATGCTTGCGTTTTCCGGCCATTCGCCAGCGTCCAAAGGCAGACGGGCGAGTTGCTTCAGCCAGGCGGGGGCTTGTGCATACTAAGCATTAAAGATTTTCCGCAGCTTACGCCATCGATTGATAATATGTCCCTTGAAGACAATGGTCCTCTGCGGGCGGTCATCAATGTGTCGGGCCGTTTTTCTGAAGCAGGAAGAATGACAGACCTACGGTTTTATGCGCGACTGCATTTTTTTGCCGGGAGCATGGCGGTAAAGATCGAGTTCACAATTCACAACCCGCAGGCTGCCAGGCATGCAGGAGGGTTGTGGGATTTGGGGGACCCAGGGGCTGTCCTGATAAATGAGTTGACTCTTACGTTGCCGTTTGCAGAAGGAATGGCATCTGAGATTCATTGTATTCCGGAACGCGGTCTTCCCTCCATAAACATTTCCGGCGCAACCAAGCTTTGCGTTTATCAGGAGTCGAGTGGAGGGTGTAACTGGCAGAGCCCGACACACCGTAATCGCGATGGGCGCGTGCCCATGTCCCGCAGAGGCTATGTCATCGAGATCGACGGGGTTGAGAACGCCACGGGCATGCGTGCGACTCCGCGGTTCTGGTGCGGTACAAGAGGTATTGGGGTTGCTGCAGCTCTGCCTTCTTTTTGGCAGGAATTTCCCAAGTCAATCGAAGCGGATGAAAAGCAGCTCAAAATTCACTTGTTCCCCGCACGGTTCCCGGATGTGCATGAACTCCAGGGAGGGGAACGCAAAACCCATCTTCTTTGCCTGGATTTCGCCGCACAACCGGATGACCTGAGTTGGGCCTTATGGCCTGTCCAGGCCTTTGCAGCACCCGAGGAATATCGTGCCGCCAAGATTTTACTCGATTTGCCGGATAATGTGGATCTCATCGACAGCTTTTCCACCGCCGCAGCTATTCTCGATAAACGGGAGATCATTGACGAATACGGCTGGCGCAATTTTGGCGAGATATATGCCGACCACGAATCCGTCTTTCATAAGGAACGCGGGACGTTTGTCTCACACTATAACAATCAGTACGATTTCATCGCCGGGGCCTACAGAAAATTTTTCGCAACCGGAAATAGTGATTGGGAACGTATCGCAGCCGATCTTGCCGTCCATGTAAGCGATATCGATATCTATCATACCGGGCAGGACCGCCAGGAATACAACCACGGGCTTTTCTGGCATACCGACCACTACATTGATGCCGGGCTTTCGAGCCACCGTTCTTTCTCCCGGGAGCATCTCAAGAGTAAAGAACCACGATCCTGTGGGGGAGGGCCTGGTGCCGAACACTGCTATACAACCGGTCTCATGTTGCATTATTTTCAGACCGGCAACCCCTTATTCATGCAATCGGTCATTTCCCTGGCTGACTGGGTTCTGATGGTACTGGAGGGGCCACAGACCGTTTTGGCTGCATTGAAACAAGGGATTCATTCTCTGAATCTCTGGCGGAATTCACGCGGAAATGTGCGCCTCTTTCCCCGATATCCGCTGACCCGGGGGACCGGGAATGCCATCACTGCCTGCCTTGATGCCTATGAGATCGGGGGAGGGAAAAAGTATCTGGATGCAGCGGAGAAACTGATTCGTGGCACGCTGCATCCAGATGATGATCTAAATGCGCGCAAGCTTCTTGAGGCGGAAAGAGCCTGGTCCTATACGGTGTTATTGGTAGCTGTCGGCAAATACCTTGACAAGAAGCGGGAACTGGGTGAGCTTGACTCCGCTTTCGTCTATGCTCGCGCTGCTCTTCTCGCCTATGCGGAGTGGATGCTTGATAATGAGTATCTCTACCTGGAAAAACCGGAAATTCTTGAGTATCCCAACGAAACCTGGCCTGCACAGGATTTGAGAAAATGCGTGATTTTTTTTCAGGCAAGCCGTTATGCCGAACGGGGGCGGAGGTCTGTTTTCTTGCAGAAAGGGCGGTATTTTTTTGAAAATGCCAAGAATGAGCTGCTCTTGCACGAAACGACCCACTTTACCCGGCCATTGGTTCTCCTGCTGCAAAATTGCTGGGTTGAACCACACCTGTCGGAGAATGGTCAATTCGCTTCCGAACAAGAGGGGGAGGAAAGGCACCTGTTCCCTCAGAGCCACAGCGGGCAACCGACCCCCTATCTCACGTTAGCTTCCGTTGTCAGCCGCACGTGCGCCGAGCTGATACGTACTTTTCGCCAAACCAGCCTGCGTCGTGAATGGGCCTGGCTGGTTTCCAGAGTGACATGA
- a CDS encoding glycosyltransferase, translating into MNPVVTIITPTFNHGKYIKECIDSVLNQSFPQWEQIIIDDGSTDSTIETVESYNDERIRLIRQPHKGVENLKDTYNDALNLAKGEYVAILEGDDYWLPNKLEKQVPLFDNKEVDFVWGAANWVHEDGRHILSAPNDIQRYSGFSRHQYIRELLMGNFIPAVTVMLRKDKLLSIGGFQQTPYMVTVDYPTWLQSVVNGETAVVPEVIGCWRRHSTQMSTARQHELLDCTLDFACEFFEKLPAAIKEKTEFDENIIRTHWNNNIAESCFHEGRKCLLKKKWDLARKEFINSIAKGNLSVRIKSILGMFASYGHFNIEGIAHAIGKERIDNNDIWI; encoded by the coding sequence ATGAATCCCGTTGTCACAATAATTACGCCAACATTCAATCACGGAAAATATATCAAGGAATGTATAGATAGTGTTTTAAATCAATCATTTCCGCAATGGGAACAGATCATTATTGATGACGGGTCAACAGATTCAACAATAGAAACGGTCGAGAGCTATAACGATGAACGCATCAGATTGATCAGGCAACCCCATAAAGGAGTCGAAAATTTAAAAGACACGTACAACGACGCCCTGAACCTGGCAAAAGGTGAGTACGTAGCAATCCTTGAGGGCGATGATTATTGGCTGCCAAACAAATTGGAAAAACAGGTTCCCCTTTTCGACAATAAAGAAGTCGATTTTGTGTGGGGGGCGGCCAACTGGGTACATGAAGATGGGCGGCATATTCTCTCCGCACCAAATGATATTCAGAGATATTCAGGATTTAGCCGACATCAGTATATACGGGAGCTGCTGATGGGCAATTTTATTCCGGCAGTCACCGTCATGCTGAGAAAGGACAAATTGCTGTCCATCGGTGGTTTCCAGCAAACGCCATATATGGTCACGGTTGATTATCCGACGTGGTTGCAAAGTGTTGTAAACGGCGAGACTGCAGTGGTGCCAGAGGTTATCGGCTGCTGGAGGCGGCACTCAACCCAGATGAGTACGGCGAGACAGCACGAACTTCTCGATTGTACTCTTGATTTTGCATGTGAATTCTTCGAGAAATTGCCGGCTGCCATAAAAGAAAAAACTGAATTCGATGAAAACATTATCAGGACTCACTGGAACAATAATATAGCAGAGTCATGCTTCCATGAAGGCCGCAAATGTCTGCTGAAAAAGAAGTGGGATCTGGCAAGAAAGGAATTCATCAATTCTATCGCAAAGGGAAATTTATCGGTCAGGATTAAATCTATATTGGGGATGTTTGCCAGTTATGGCCATTTTAATATTGAAGGCATCGCCCATGCAATAGGCAAGGAAAGAATAGATAATAACGATATTTGGATTTGA
- the asnB gene encoding asparagine synthase (glutamine-hydrolyzing), whose product MCGIAGYFRTSCASVSDKTVLQKMGDVILHRGPDAGGSYLDDHVGMTHRRLSIIDLSPQGNQPMFSYDNSLVIVFNGEIYNFQKLRAELERDGFLFRTQTDTEVILALYQQRGVACLEKLNGMFAFAIWDKADKTLFLARDRIGKKPLYYYHGGADRLAFASEIKSLLQLPGIKQQIDPTALIDFLKYLYIPAPKTIYQNIYKLPPAHYLLLRPGEEPRISEYWDVDFSARTTCTEAEAEDVLLELLQDSTACRMVADVPLGAFLSGGVDSSAVVALMAKASQEPVRTCTIGFEDKRHDESPYAREVAELFKTNHQEYLGRENLLETVQLMPRYFDEPFADASAVPTYHVSRLARQSVTVALAGDGGDESFAGYDKYSIELKEAFVRQVVPRPLLTTLHAGTGTWRHPWVRKARSLTGSALQEPGLAFYRTNTFIEDDLLASLLANEVKRSSSGYDPSEHTTRYWDKMQGADHVTRMIYTDLKSYLPDDILVKVDRMSMANSLEVRAPFLDYRIVEFAASLPSKWKIKGNDKKIILRKAFGHLLPDRILNRKKHGFTVPLDTWFRGELKALSEQHLLQESALSDYLDPTVLRRIWQEHQEKKTDHGSLLWSLLMFALWQREYELA is encoded by the coding sequence ATGTGCGGGATAGCGGGTTATTTCAGAACAAGTTGCGCATCGGTTTCCGACAAGACCGTTCTTCAGAAAATGGGAGACGTAATTCTTCACCGCGGCCCTGATGCCGGTGGGAGTTATCTAGACGACCATGTTGGTATGACGCACCGTCGGTTGAGTATTATTGACCTCTCCCCTCAGGGAAACCAGCCGATGTTTTCTTATGACAATTCCTTGGTTATTGTCTTTAACGGCGAAATTTACAACTTCCAGAAGTTACGGGCTGAACTGGAGCGGGATGGTTTTCTTTTCCGGACCCAAACCGATACCGAAGTGATTCTGGCGCTCTATCAGCAAAGGGGGGTCGCCTGCCTGGAAAAACTGAATGGGATGTTCGCCTTTGCCATATGGGACAAGGCTGACAAAACGCTCTTTCTGGCCCGTGACCGGATCGGCAAGAAGCCTCTCTATTATTACCACGGCGGTGCCGACCGGCTCGCTTTCGCCTCTGAAATCAAGTCTCTTCTCCAGCTACCGGGAATCAAGCAGCAGATAGATCCAACCGCACTCATCGACTTTCTTAAATATCTCTACATCCCGGCGCCAAAAACCATCTATCAGAACATCTATAAACTGCCACCCGCACATTATCTCCTGTTGCGTCCCGGGGAAGAGCCGCGTATTTCCGAGTACTGGGATGTCGATTTCTCCGCCCGGACGACCTGCACGGAAGCAGAAGCCGAAGATGTGCTGCTGGAGCTGCTGCAGGACAGCACCGCCTGCAGGATGGTAGCGGATGTTCCGCTCGGTGCCTTTTTGAGCGGTGGGGTGGATTCCAGTGCCGTGGTTGCGCTGATGGCTAAGGCTTCTCAAGAACCGGTCCGTACCTGTACCATCGGGTTTGAAGACAAGAGGCACGACGAGTCGCCCTATGCGCGAGAGGTTGCAGAGTTGTTCAAAACAAACCATCAGGAATATCTTGGCCGGGAAAACCTGTTGGAAACGGTTCAGCTCATGCCGAGATACTTCGATGAGCCTTTTGCAGATGCGTCGGCAGTGCCGACGTACCATGTTTCCCGGCTTGCCCGGCAGTCGGTTACCGTCGCCTTGGCAGGTGACGGGGGGGACGAGAGCTTTGCCGGCTATGATAAGTATTCCATCGAACTTAAGGAAGCATTTGTTCGACAGGTTGTGCCCCGCCCACTCCTGACGACCCTGCACGCCGGGACCGGAACCTGGCGCCACCCATGGGTCCGCAAGGCCCGTTCACTGACCGGCAGTGCCCTGCAGGAGCCGGGGCTGGCCTTTTACCGAACCAACACCTTTATTGAAGACGATTTACTCGCATCACTTCTGGCGAATGAGGTGAAGCGATCCAGCAGCGGGTATGACCCCAGTGAACATACGACCCGGTACTGGGATAAAATGCAGGGTGCCGATCACGTGACACGCATGATCTATACCGACCTTAAGTCCTATTTGCCCGACGATATTCTCGTCAAGGTTGACCGGATGAGCATGGCCAATTCCCTTGAGGTGCGGGCGCCATTCCTCGATTACCGAATTGTTGAATTTGCGGCTTCTCTACCGAGCAAATGGAAGATAAAAGGGAATGACAAAAAGATAATCCTCAGAAAGGCATTCGGACATTTGCTCCCCGACCGTATCCTGAACCGCAAAAAACACGGATTTACGGTCCCTCTCGACACCTGGTTCCGCGGCGAGTTGAAAGCCCTTTCCGAACAACACCTCCTGCAAGAGTCCGCATTGTCGGATTACCTGGATCCTACCGTGCTGCGGCGAATCTGGCAGGAACACCAGGAAAAGAAAACTGACCACGGTTCGTTGCTTTGGAGCTTGCTTATGTTTGCATTGTGGCAGCGGGAATACGAATTGGCATGA